A genomic segment from Oncorhynchus clarkii lewisi isolate Uvic-CL-2024 chromosome 12, UVic_Ocla_1.0, whole genome shotgun sequence encodes:
- the LOC139422114 gene encoding ferritin, middle subunit: MESQIRQNYHHDCEAAINRMINLEMFASYTYTSMAFYFSRDDVALPGFAHFFKENSDEEREHADKLLSFQNKRGGRILLQDIKKPERDEWGNGLEAMQCALQLEKNVNQALLDLHKIASDKVDPHLCDFLETHYLNEQVEAIKKLGDHITNLTKMDAVKNKMAEYLFDKHTLGGQS; encoded by the exons ATGGAGTCTCAGATCCGCCAGAACTATCACCACGATTGCGAAGCTGCCATCAACCGGATGATCAACTTGGAGATGTTTGCCTCCTACACCTACACTTCAATG GCTTTCTATTTCTCCCGTGACGACGTGGCTCTGCCTGGGTTCGCGCATTTCTTCAAGGAGAACAGCGACGAGGAGCGGGAGCACGCCGACAAGCTACTCTCCTTCCAGAACAAGCGAGGTGGACGCATTTTACTCCAGGACATCAAG AAGCCAGAACGTGATGAGTGGGGCAATGGGCTGGAGGCCATGCAGTGTGCTCTGCAGCTGGAGAAGAATGTGAACCAGGCCCTGCTGGACCTGCACAAGATTGCCTCAGACAAGGTTGACCCCCAT CTGTGTGACTTCCTGGAGACCCATTACCTGAATGAGCAGGTGGAGGCCATTAAGAAGCTGGGAGACCACATCACCAACCTCACCAAGATGGATGCTGTCAAAAACAAGATGGCAGAGTACCTGTTTGACAAGCACACCCTGGGAGGCCAGAGCTAA